A stretch of the Neodiprion lecontei isolate iyNeoLeco1 chromosome 4, iyNeoLeco1.1, whole genome shotgun sequence genome encodes the following:
- the LOC107220290 gene encoding uncharacterized protein LOC107220290 isoform X2 has product MYSIYAKMWYKGVSFTSEQCALFYLVDTAGTRTTTDTFSDMSQDFSLSVFYSESRHGPACVQEATTALSAAQYWLTDEGVENWIINNVRVSQTPDGLVRIARNSNKYQLRTSPSNGTASLTTPFLHCTASLGQTSHLFVRRGERRMHYDGTSFIVRNAGHSAGFDDNNQLKVY; this is encoded by the exons ATATGCCAAAATGTGGTACAAGGGCGTCAGCTTCACCTCAGAACAATGCGCTTTGTTTTACCTGGTTGATACTGCTGGAACGAGAACAACTACCGACACATTTTCCGACATGAGTCAG GACTTTTCTCTGAGCGTCTTTTACTCAGAATCTCGACACGGCCCAGCCTGCGTTCAGGAAGCTACAACCGCCCTTAGCGCCGCTCAGTACTGGCTAACCGACGAAGGAGTTGAAAATTGGATAATAAACAATGTCAGAGTTTCTCAAACTCCCGACGGACTCGTCAG AATTGCAAGAAATAGCAACAAGTATCAACTCCGTACGTCACCAAGCAACGGCACGGCGTCTCTTACAACTCCCTTTTTACACTGCACAGCCTCTTTGGGACAAACTTCGCACCTATTCGTCCGCAGGGGAGAAAGACGCATGCATTACGATGGAACAAGTTTTATAGTCCGAAACGCTGGGCACAGCGCCGGCTTCGACGACAACAATCAATTAAAAGTTTACTAA
- the LOC107220290 gene encoding uncharacterized protein LOC107220290 isoform X3 encodes MWYKGVSFTSEQCALFYLVDTAGTRTTTDTFSDMSQDFSLSVFYSESRHGPACVQEATTALSAAQYWLTDEGVENWIINNVRVSQTPDGLVRIARNSNKYQLRTSPSNGTASLTTPFLHCTASLGQTSHLFVRRGERRMHYDGTSFIVRNAGHSAGFDDNNQLKVY; translated from the exons ATGTGGTACAAGGGCGTCAGCTTCACCTCAGAACAATGCGCTTTGTTTTACCTGGTTGATACTGCTGGAACGAGAACAACTACCGACACATTTTCCGACATGAGTCAG GACTTTTCTCTGAGCGTCTTTTACTCAGAATCTCGACACGGCCCAGCCTGCGTTCAGGAAGCTACAACCGCCCTTAGCGCCGCTCAGTACTGGCTAACCGACGAAGGAGTTGAAAATTGGATAATAAACAATGTCAGAGTTTCTCAAACTCCCGACGGACTCGTCAG AATTGCAAGAAATAGCAACAAGTATCAACTCCGTACGTCACCAAGCAACGGCACGGCGTCTCTTACAACTCCCTTTTTACACTGCACAGCCTCTTTGGGACAAACTTCGCACCTATTCGTCCGCAGGGGAGAAAGACGCATGCATTACGATGGAACAAGTTTTATAGTCCGAAACGCTGGGCACAGCGCCGGCTTCGACGACAACAATCAATTAAAAGTTTACTAA